A stretch of the Polluticoccus soli genome encodes the following:
- the clpB gene encoding ATP-dependent chaperone ClpB, with the protein MNLNNFTIKAQEMLQQAQQLAYNNQNPSIETAHMLQALLDDNDGPIGYLLKKNDVNVGFVEGKLQDQINRLPKLQSGGEPAQTVSRELNNVLLKAGNISKDFSDEFVTQEHLLIGLLQVNDDTAKLLKDAGLTEKGLTTAIKELRKGNTVNSQTSEQQFNALQKYAKNLNDLARNGKLDPVIGRDEEIRRTLHILSRRSKNNPILVGEPGVGKTAIVEGLAHRIINGDVPDNLKSKIIFTLDMGALMAGAKYRGEFEERLKGVIKEVTESEGEIILFIDEIHTLIGAGAMEGAMDAANILKPALARGELRAIGATTLNEYQKYFEKDKALERRFQKVFVDEPSPEDAISILRGLKERYETHHKVRIKDDAIIAAVELSQRYITDRFLPDKAIDLIDESAAKLKLEMNSMPEELDELERKIRQLEIEREAIKRENDEEKLKQLSQDISLLNVERDTLKAKWLEEKEIVDKLNKSKGNIETLKLEAEKAEREGDYGKVAEIRYGKIKEEEKNIAELSRQLAEMDDQHKRLLKEEVDAEDIAENVAKATGIPVQRMLQGEREKLLHLEDELHKRVVGQSEAIVAVADAIRRGRAGLQDPKRPIGSFIFLGTTGVGKTELAKALAEVLFDDESMMTRIDMSEYQEKHSVSRLVGAPPGYIGYEEGGQLTEAVRRKPYSVILLDEIEKAHPDTFNILLQVLDDGRLTDNKGRVVNFKNTIIIMTSNMGSQIIQENFANLEGKDLDTVVEATKEEVMDLLKQTMRPEFLNRVDDVIMFHPLMRKEIKGIIRIQLENLQEQLAKQNIDLQFTDYALDYLSQRGFDPQYGARPLKRVIQKDIINLLSRKIIAGEIDKSKPVLIDVFDGVVVIRNERIAEKQD; encoded by the coding sequence ATGAACCTGAATAATTTTACAATCAAAGCCCAGGAAATGCTGCAGCAGGCACAGCAACTGGCGTACAACAACCAAAACCCTAGCATAGAAACGGCCCATATGTTACAAGCGCTGCTTGATGACAATGATGGACCAATTGGCTATTTGCTTAAAAAGAACGACGTCAATGTAGGCTTTGTAGAAGGCAAGCTGCAAGACCAGATCAATCGCCTTCCAAAGCTTCAATCTGGTGGTGAGCCCGCGCAAACTGTTAGTCGCGAGCTAAATAATGTGCTTTTGAAGGCTGGGAATATATCAAAGGACTTTAGCGATGAATTTGTTACCCAGGAACACCTGCTTATAGGCTTACTTCAGGTAAATGATGACACAGCTAAACTGCTGAAAGACGCGGGACTTACAGAAAAGGGACTGACTACAGCAATAAAAGAGCTGCGCAAAGGGAACACTGTTAATTCGCAAACATCTGAGCAACAGTTTAATGCCTTGCAGAAGTATGCAAAGAACCTAAACGACTTAGCCCGGAATGGCAAGTTAGACCCAGTAATCGGTCGCGACGAAGAGATCCGTCGTACCCTCCATATTCTGTCACGTCGTTCGAAGAATAACCCAATATTGGTTGGTGAACCAGGCGTTGGTAAAACGGCAATAGTCGAAGGTTTAGCACATCGTATTATCAATGGCGACGTTCCCGATAACTTGAAGTCAAAGATCATATTTACCCTTGACATGGGGGCTTTGATGGCCGGAGCTAAATACCGTGGCGAATTTGAGGAACGCCTGAAGGGGGTCATAAAAGAAGTAACAGAAAGCGAGGGAGAGATCATCCTTTTCATTGATGAGATACATACGTTAATAGGCGCCGGCGCGATGGAAGGTGCTATGGACGCAGCTAATATTTTGAAACCGGCATTGGCCCGTGGCGAACTGCGCGCTATCGGTGCAACAACGCTGAATGAATACCAGAAATACTTTGAGAAGGATAAGGCCCTTGAGCGTAGGTTCCAGAAAGTATTTGTTGATGAGCCTTCTCCAGAAGACGCCATCTCCATATTGCGCGGCTTAAAAGAGCGGTATGAGACCCATCATAAGGTGCGTATAAAAGATGATGCTATTATCGCAGCTGTGGAGCTTTCACAACGTTATATTACCGATCGCTTTTTGCCAGATAAAGCTATCGATCTCATAGACGAAAGCGCAGCAAAGCTGAAGTTGGAAATGAATTCGATGCCCGAGGAACTGGACGAGCTGGAGCGTAAGATCAGGCAGCTCGAAATTGAGCGTGAAGCGATCAAGCGGGAAAATGACGAGGAAAAGCTGAAACAGCTTAGCCAGGATATCTCATTGCTCAATGTAGAGCGTGATACACTAAAAGCTAAATGGCTGGAAGAAAAAGAGATCGTTGACAAGCTCAATAAATCAAAAGGCAATATTGAAACCCTGAAACTGGAAGCTGAGAAGGCTGAACGTGAAGGCGACTATGGCAAAGTAGCGGAGATACGTTATGGTAAGATAAAAGAAGAAGAAAAGAATATAGCTGAGCTTAGTAGGCAATTAGCTGAAATGGATGATCAGCATAAGCGTTTGCTAAAAGAAGAGGTAGACGCTGAGGATATTGCTGAGAACGTGGCTAAAGCTACTGGCATACCAGTGCAGCGTATGTTGCAGGGTGAACGTGAAAAGCTATTGCACCTCGAGGATGAATTGCACAAGCGCGTGGTGGGCCAAAGTGAGGCTATAGTTGCTGTTGCTGATGCCATCCGCCGTGGCCGTGCTGGGTTGCAAGACCCCAAACGCCCTATAGGTTCATTTATCTTCCTGGGTACAACCGGTGTTGGTAAGACCGAGCTTGCAAAAGCGCTTGCGGAAGTATTGTTCGATGACGAGTCGATGATGACACGCATAGACATGAGTGAGTACCAGGAAAAGCACAGTGTCAGCAGGCTGGTAGGTGCACCGCCGGGATACATTGGCTACGAAGAAGGTGGTCAGCTTACAGAAGCTGTGCGACGCAAACCATACTCGGTAATATTGCTTGATGAGATAGAAAAAGCGCACCCGGATACGTTCAACATTTTATTACAGGTGCTTGACGATGGCCGGTTGACAGATAACAAGGGCAGGGTGGTGAATTTTAAAAATACCATCATCATCATGACCAGTAACATGGGTAGTCAGATCATACAGGAAAACTTTGCAAATCTTGAAGGCAAGGACCTGGATACTGTTGTCGAGGCCACAAAAGAAGAGGTGATGGACCTGCTGAAACAAACTATGCGTCCTGAATTCCTCAACCGTGTGGATGATGTGATCATGTTCCACCCTCTGATGCGCAAAGAGATAAAAGGTATCATCAGGATTCAGCTGGAAAATCTGCAGGAGCAGCTTGCTAAGCAGAATATAGATCTGCAGTTCACGGATTATGCCTTGGACTACCTATCGCAGAGAGGATTCGATCCTCAATATGGCGCTCGCCCCTTAAAGCGTGTCATTCAGAAGGATATCATCAATCTGCTGAGTCGTAAGATCATTGCTGGAGAAATAGATAAGTCTAAACCAGTATTGATAGACGTTTTCGACGGAGTTGTAGTGATACGAAATGAACGAATAGCTGAGAAACAAGACTAG
- a CDS encoding c-type cytochrome: protein MKIVLRIALVLLVLVAGFALYVQLGYRKTFDETPYPTTKASQDPEMIAHGKYLVYGPAHCANCHTDKGQEAQVEAGKELPLIGGFELNIGPGVFRARNLTSDKETGIGALSDGEIARTMRFNVNHQGEAIVPFMPFQQMSEYDMACIISYLRSTPPVKHKVEPSEYNFLGKFIKTFIFKPSMPTEPIPERIDADTTSEYGKYLAHSVANCYGCHTDRSLKTGEFIGEPFGGGFVMEPSPETKGYGFVTPNITIDETGKLNGWSEQTFIARIKQGRVHAASPMPWGPFSRMNETDMKAIYRYLQTVAPVKKTIAKSVYAPNEIELMPKPKG from the coding sequence ATGAAGATCGTACTCCGTATTGCACTGGTACTCCTTGTACTTGTTGCAGGTTTCGCCCTCTATGTTCAGTTGGGCTACCGTAAAACATTTGACGAAACCCCTTACCCCACCACCAAGGCCAGCCAGGATCCTGAAATGATCGCACATGGTAAATACCTGGTGTATGGCCCCGCGCACTGCGCCAACTGTCATACAGACAAAGGACAGGAAGCACAAGTGGAAGCCGGCAAAGAACTGCCGCTGATCGGCGGCTTTGAATTAAATATTGGCCCCGGTGTATTCCGTGCCCGCAATCTTACCTCAGACAAAGAAACAGGTATAGGCGCTCTTTCAGACGGCGAGATCGCACGGACCATGCGCTTCAACGTTAACCACCAGGGCGAGGCGATCGTACCGTTTATGCCATTCCAGCAAATGAGCGAATATGATATGGCATGCATCATTTCTTACCTACGCTCCACGCCGCCGGTAAAACATAAAGTTGAGCCATCGGAATATAATTTTCTGGGAAAATTCATCAAGACGTTCATCTTTAAACCCAGCATGCCAACAGAGCCAATCCCAGAGAGGATCGATGCTGATACGACTTCGGAATACGGCAAATACCTGGCTCACTCAGTTGCCAATTGCTATGGCTGCCATACAGACAGAAGCCTAAAAACAGGTGAGTTCATTGGCGAACCTTTTGGTGGCGGTTTTGTTATGGAACCTTCGCCGGAAACAAAGGGCTATGGCTTTGTAACTCCTAACATAACAATAGATGAGACCGGCAAACTGAACGGATGGAGCGAACAGACGTTCATTGCACGCATCAAACAAGGCCGTGTGCATGCTGCTTCACCTATGCCATGGGGCCCTTTCTCAAGAATGAATGAGACAGACATGAAAGCGATCTATCGCTACCTTCAAACTGTTGCCCCGGTTAAGAAAACGATAGCAAAAAGCGTTTATGCTCCTAATGAAATTGAATTGATGCCTAAGCCAAAAGGCTAA
- the dprA gene encoding DNA-processing protein DprA: MLPVDNETLFYRIALTFVKDIGPRRSRTLLEQFGDAPAIFKAPLKELKKIDGLTETRVKAFKDPQVLAQAETELKYVEKNQVQILWFGEDTYPQRLKNCSDAPVLLYHKGNTDLNAQKIVAVIGTRKSTDYGHRVTEGLLNSLKGQENMVISSGLAHGIDALAHKYSLQVGLPTVGVLGHGLDRVYPATNKQLAKEMMENGGLLSEFPSGTLPDRSNFPMRNRIVAGISDVTVVVESDIKGGALITARIADSYNREVAAFPGRVYDTRSSGCNELIRTNVAAMITNADDLLELMNWNTGKKQKPVQKQLFIQLSEDEQKIVDLLQTKDSMHADELLYQTGIANSQLPAVLLQLEMQGLIKALPGKQYRMN, from the coding sequence ATGTTGCCAGTTGATAACGAGACCCTGTTTTACCGAATAGCATTAACATTTGTTAAGGATATTGGCCCGCGCAGGTCGAGGACATTACTTGAGCAGTTTGGAGATGCTCCTGCAATATTTAAAGCACCATTGAAGGAGCTAAAGAAGATCGATGGCTTGACCGAAACGCGAGTGAAAGCGTTTAAAGATCCCCAAGTGCTCGCGCAGGCTGAAACAGAATTGAAATACGTTGAGAAGAATCAAGTGCAAATTCTTTGGTTCGGCGAAGACACATACCCGCAACGCTTGAAAAATTGTAGCGACGCACCGGTACTGCTTTATCATAAAGGAAACACCGATCTTAATGCGCAGAAGATCGTAGCTGTGATTGGCACAAGAAAAAGTACAGATTATGGTCACAGAGTAACAGAGGGGTTACTGAATAGCTTGAAAGGGCAGGAAAATATGGTCATTTCAAGCGGTCTCGCTCATGGTATAGATGCGCTCGCCCATAAATATTCATTACAAGTTGGCTTACCCACTGTTGGTGTGCTAGGACACGGTCTGGATCGAGTATACCCAGCAACTAATAAACAACTAGCAAAAGAAATGATGGAAAACGGAGGTCTGCTGAGTGAGTTCCCATCTGGTACTTTGCCGGATCGATCAAACTTCCCAATGAGAAACAGAATAGTTGCCGGAATAAGCGATGTTACGGTTGTTGTTGAAAGCGATATAAAAGGCGGAGCGTTGATAACAGCGCGTATCGCAGATAGCTATAATAGGGAAGTTGCGGCATTTCCGGGCCGGGTTTACGATACACGTTCATCAGGATGCAACGAATTAATACGCACTAATGTCGCCGCGATGATAACAAACGCAGACGACCTGCTTGAGCTAATGAATTGGAATACCGGTAAAAAGCAAAAGCCGGTGCAAAAGCAATTGTTTATTCAACTATCAGAAGATGAACAGAAAATTGTTGATCTTTTACAAACAAAGGATTCGATGCATGCAGATGAGTTGTTGTACCAAACGGGCATCGCTAATTCTCAATTACCGGCTGTTTTGCTTCAACTTGAGATGCAAGGATTAATAAAGGCACTGCCAGGTAAGCAATATAGAATGAATTAA
- a CDS encoding DUF6438 domain-containing protein, which produces MKKNILAIGALLVIVLTACAQQKKNTSSTTTQTTISNKQAKQLNYVGMERTACFGRCPAYLIELYPDGLVRYTSRNFTEYEGVYEKNIGAQKTQEIITDFKNYRVDTCRNNYEAYIQDLPGIIYTFKFGTTEKRITHADFGPGYLKTMADKIDKIGLPDKSWKKTGEVKQPK; this is translated from the coding sequence ATGAAGAAAAACATTTTAGCCATTGGTGCTTTGCTTGTGATCGTGCTGACGGCTTGCGCGCAGCAAAAAAAGAATACATCATCAACTACCACGCAAACAACCATCAGCAATAAACAGGCTAAACAGCTAAATTATGTTGGCATGGAACGTACTGCCTGCTTCGGTCGTTGTCCTGCTTACCTTATTGAATTGTATCCTGATGGTCTTGTACGATATACGAGCCGCAATTTCACCGAATACGAGGGAGTCTACGAGAAAAACATCGGCGCACAAAAAACGCAGGAAATAATTACAGACTTCAAAAATTACCGGGTTGATACCTGCCGCAATAACTATGAAGCTTATATTCAAGACTTGCCTGGAATCATCTACACTTTCAAATTCGGCACCACCGAAAAACGCATTACACATGCCGACTTTGGCCCAGGCTACCTAAAAACAATGGCCGATAAGATCGATAAGATCGGCCTGCCGGACAAATCATGGAAAAAAACAGGAGAAGTAAAACAACCTAAATAA
- a CDS encoding 4Fe-4S dicluster domain-containing protein: protein MAIKITDECINCGACEPECPNNAIYEGGVEWAIADGTAVKGDFTLMDGSHTDASERHEPMAVDTYYITPNKCTECQGFHEEPQCAAVCPVDCCVPDEMYQETVDELLAKKEKLHL from the coding sequence ATGGCAATCAAAATAACTGACGAATGTATCAATTGCGGGGCGTGCGAACCAGAATGCCCGAATAATGCGATATATGAGGGTGGAGTAGAATGGGCCATCGCTGACGGAACTGCTGTTAAAGGTGATTTTACACTAATGGATGGCTCTCATACCGATGCGAGTGAGCGCCATGAACCTATGGCGGTTGATACATATTATATTACCCCTAATAAGTGTACGGAGTGCCAGGGCTTCCATGAAGAACCCCAGTGTGCTGCTGTATGCCCTGTTGACTGCTGTGTCCCCGATGAAATGTACCAGGAAACAGTGGATGAATTGTTGGCTAAAAAGGAGAAACTACACCTGTAG
- a CDS encoding acyl-CoA reductase has protein sequence MISLAQRIDLLVKLGNYLLSDDEQWEAAQYRATTMNAWFTLDHIEMAATNIVKNFLQRDKLTDWIKSYDLPQTPKTVGIVMAGNIPMVGFHDFLCGFVSGHKLLIKLSSKDEVLMAHIVRKLTEWEPKVAEQVHIAEQLKNCDAYIATGSNNTARYFEQYFAKYPNIIRKNRTSVAILDGTETEEELHLLGGDIFNYFGLGCRNVTQVCVPRDYDLTKLMDSFQPFEKLIEHNKYKNNFDYYLAIYLLNKVHHYTNNSVLLVENASPFSAVSVVHYRRYDDKQQLTNEMSQSDDIQCIVGHGFIPFGNAQCPALNDYADGVDTMAFLCSL, from the coding sequence ATGATTTCGTTAGCTCAGAGAATTGATTTGCTTGTAAAACTTGGAAATTATTTATTATCCGACGATGAGCAGTGGGAAGCCGCGCAATACAGGGCCACAACTATGAACGCGTGGTTTACACTGGATCATATCGAGATGGCGGCCACCAATATCGTCAAAAATTTCCTACAACGAGATAAACTCACCGACTGGATCAAAAGCTATGATTTACCACAAACGCCAAAGACAGTCGGCATCGTGATGGCCGGTAATATTCCGATGGTAGGATTTCATGACTTTCTCTGTGGATTTGTCAGTGGACATAAGCTATTGATCAAACTTTCATCGAAAGACGAAGTACTCATGGCCCATATCGTCAGAAAGCTAACTGAATGGGAGCCAAAGGTTGCGGAGCAGGTGCACATTGCAGAGCAACTAAAAAATTGCGACGCCTATATTGCTACCGGCAGCAATAATACAGCGAGGTATTTTGAACAGTACTTTGCAAAATACCCTAACATCATTCGAAAAAACCGGACTTCTGTTGCAATACTAGACGGGACAGAGACAGAAGAAGAGTTGCACCTTCTGGGCGGCGATATTTTCAACTATTTTGGCTTGGGCTGCAGAAATGTAACTCAGGTGTGCGTACCACGGGATTATGACTTAACGAAACTAATGGATTCGTTTCAGCCATTTGAGAAGCTAATTGAGCACAACAAATACAAGAACAATTTCGACTATTACCTGGCCATTTATTTGCTCAACAAAGTTCACCATTATACCAATAACAGCGTGTTGCTGGTAGAAAATGCATCCCCTTTTTCTGCAGTAAGCGTTGTACACTACCGTCGTTACGACGATAAGCAACAACTCACTAACGAGATGAGCCAAAGTGATGATATACAATGTATCGTTGGCCACGGATTCATACCCTTTGGCAATGCTCAATGTCCCGCTCTGAACGATTACGCAGATGGTGTTGACACGATGGCATTTCTTTGTAGCTTATAA
- a CDS encoding peptidylprolyl isomerase, whose amino-acid sequence MRKLVLSCFAAGLFISSGYAQTLFTFGNNPVSKEEFLRVYQKNSINKKPDYSEAALREYLDLYSLFRMKVKEAELQHLDTLSSIETELNNYRKQLARNYLTDEQLSNKLLEEAYGRMKEEVKVAHIMIMSSMTATSADTVAPYRKIDSIATAIKKGADFAQLAKQFSEDRGSRDKGGEVGYITALQTVYPFENAAYSTPVGKVSPIIRTQFGYHIVKVLDRRPALGEVKVAQILVTVSKSKGQEGLAAARKKVDSIQAELKQGVPFDQLVKKYSDDKYSINDNGVLPAFAVGKLSPEFEKAAFALKKPGDVSAPVQTDYGFHIIKLIEKRALKPLDSMRTTLKRKVDNDSRSLTAREMFFEKMKQKNGFKEYPENLDPLLKRVATIPDTGAKANVFSADEYLQMNKPLFALGGVEYKQSDLMKYAENMTRGRLMGPKSAVLKDIYGNYIKTIVTDKEEHRLVEEHTEFKNLMTEYRDGIMLFELMDRNVWGKATRDTSGLKAFYASRKDKYTWEPGFTGSVYRFKNEDALKEGKKLMADKKLKDEDILKKMNLDNNPDAVTIQRGHYEFSKFTQVPRAAIIAGKATEPKKMDDGTYQVVRVDEVFDQPTPKSLDDARGYVVAEYQDYLEKQWNDEIRKKYSVKVNEKEFQSLVK is encoded by the coding sequence ATGCGAAAGCTGGTATTATCATGTTTTGCTGCAGGCCTGTTCATCAGTTCAGGTTATGCTCAAACCTTATTCACATTTGGCAATAACCCTGTTAGCAAAGAAGAATTTTTAAGGGTTTATCAGAAAAACAGTATTAACAAAAAGCCTGATTATTCAGAAGCTGCGTTGAGAGAATATCTTGATCTCTATTCGCTGTTTCGTATGAAAGTGAAAGAAGCTGAGTTACAGCATTTGGATACGCTTTCTTCGATAGAAACCGAGCTGAATAACTACAGGAAGCAGCTTGCAAGGAACTATCTTACAGATGAGCAATTGAGCAATAAGCTGTTGGAAGAGGCATATGGCCGGATGAAAGAAGAAGTGAAAGTTGCGCACATCATGATCATGTCATCGATGACCGCTACTTCGGCAGATACGGTTGCTCCATATCGCAAGATCGATAGTATTGCGACAGCAATAAAAAAAGGTGCTGATTTTGCCCAGTTGGCTAAACAGTTCTCAGAAGATCGCGGTTCAAGAGACAAAGGCGGCGAAGTTGGTTATATTACCGCACTTCAAACTGTATACCCCTTCGAAAATGCTGCATACAGCACTCCTGTTGGTAAAGTATCGCCGATTATCCGCACTCAATTCGGATATCATATCGTTAAGGTACTAGACAGGCGACCAGCACTCGGTGAGGTAAAGGTAGCCCAGATACTGGTTACTGTTTCAAAGTCGAAAGGCCAGGAAGGCTTGGCTGCAGCCCGTAAAAAAGTGGACAGTATCCAGGCAGAGTTGAAGCAGGGTGTTCCTTTTGATCAATTAGTAAAAAAATACTCTGACGACAAATATTCTATCAACGATAACGGCGTTTTACCGGCATTTGCTGTTGGTAAGTTATCTCCTGAGTTTGAAAAAGCTGCTTTTGCTTTGAAGAAACCGGGTGATGTTTCGGCTCCGGTTCAGACGGATTATGGATTCCACATTATTAAGTTGATCGAAAAAAGAGCGTTGAAACCCCTGGATAGTATGCGGACGACGTTGAAACGTAAGGTTGACAACGACTCGCGTTCGCTAACCGCTCGCGAAATGTTCTTTGAAAAGATGAAGCAAAAAAATGGTTTCAAAGAATACCCTGAGAATCTGGATCCGCTGTTAAAGAGGGTTGCTACTATACCCGATACAGGAGCAAAAGCAAATGTGTTCAGTGCAGATGAATATCTTCAGATGAACAAGCCTTTATTTGCATTGGGTGGTGTAGAGTACAAGCAGAGTGACCTGATGAAATATGCAGAGAATATGACCCGTGGCCGCTTAATGGGCCCTAAATCTGCAGTGCTGAAGGATATCTACGGTAATTACATCAAGACTATAGTAACCGATAAAGAAGAACACAGGCTAGTTGAGGAGCATACAGAATTCAAAAACCTGATGACCGAATACAGGGATGGTATTATGTTGTTCGAGTTGATGGACCGCAACGTGTGGGGCAAGGCAACTCGCGACACATCTGGTTTGAAGGCGTTTTATGCCAGTCGCAAAGACAAATATACCTGGGAGCCTGGTTTTACAGGGTCTGTGTACCGTTTCAAGAACGAGGATGCGTTGAAAGAAGGTAAAAAGTTGATGGCAGACAAAAAGCTGAAGGACGAAGATATTCTGAAGAAAATGAATCTTGACAATAATCCGGACGCAGTTACCATTCAGCGTGGTCACTATGAGTTCTCAAAATTCACGCAAGTTCCTCGTGCCGCTATTATTGCAGGTAAAGCTACCGAACCTAAAAAAATGGATGACGGTACTTACCAGGTGGTTCGTGTGGACGAAGTATTTGATCAGCCAACTCCAAAGTCTCTGGACGATGCCCGTGGTTATGTTGTAGCTGAATACCAGGATTACCTGGAGAAGCAGTGGAACGATGAGATCAGGAAGAAGTATTCTGTGAAAGTGAATGAAAAAGAGTTTCAGTCGCTTGTGAAATAA
- a CDS encoding TlpA family protein disulfide reductase has protein sequence MQRSLFTLICLLVLSQNVLAKDGYRVTVKMPGVTDSIAFLAHYYGKPLPTIYKSDSAFFDKTGTVSFKSKDSILGGIYMILLGDKKTYFEFLLDNGDEIDITAPVEGLPYSLKFKNSPANDDFLDYMRFLKGFGEKQEQYNVEIAKAKTKTDTTAINKKYETIGKSLVEYRRDYAKKHPERFLTDIFNAMEMPEVPKDQDKRSDGTIDSMFNYTYYKSHYWDKFDFTEDRLINTPIFDAKLDEYMNKLVLPLEDSVIKESDMLLAKARPSKDLFKYTLWWLTRNAETSKIMGMDAVFVYLVENYFMKGDAWWLEGDQLQKYVERAHSIAPNVIGNLAPEIKLPDINNPKLIHSLHDVKAKYTLVVFWAPDCGHCQKEMPILDSLYKAVLKGRGVKIYAVKNSGTDEELRTILKKDGLTEWIHVHDPQRTSRYRADYDIYSTPVIYLLDEKKIIRGKRLDHSNIVSLLDMLERKQAKAKS, from the coding sequence ATGCAACGCTCGTTATTTACACTTATTTGCCTATTAGTATTAAGCCAGAATGTTCTTGCCAAAGATGGCTACCGCGTTACAGTTAAAATGCCTGGGGTGACAGATAGCATTGCTTTCCTGGCGCATTATTACGGCAAGCCGCTGCCAACTATTTATAAGTCAGACTCGGCTTTTTTCGACAAGACAGGTACAGTCTCTTTTAAGAGTAAGGATAGCATTCTTGGTGGCATTTACATGATCTTATTAGGTGATAAAAAGACATATTTTGAGTTTTTATTGGATAATGGCGATGAGATAGACATAACGGCGCCAGTTGAGGGATTGCCTTATTCTCTAAAATTCAAAAACTCGCCGGCAAATGACGATTTTCTGGACTACATGAGGTTCCTGAAAGGTTTTGGTGAAAAACAGGAACAATACAATGTGGAGATCGCTAAAGCCAAGACAAAAACGGATACAACTGCGATCAATAAAAAATACGAAACTATTGGAAAGTCGCTGGTAGAATATAGGCGCGACTACGCAAAGAAACACCCGGAAAGATTTCTAACGGACATTTTCAATGCCATGGAGATGCCGGAAGTTCCAAAAGATCAGGATAAACGCTCAGATGGCACGATCGATTCCATGTTCAATTACACGTATTATAAGTCTCACTATTGGGATAAATTCGATTTTACTGAGGATCGTCTTATTAACACACCCATTTTTGACGCCAAACTTGACGAATACATGAACAAGCTGGTGTTGCCATTGGAAGATAGTGTGATCAAGGAAAGCGATATGCTACTGGCCAAAGCAAGACCTAGTAAAGATCTTTTTAAATACACGCTTTGGTGGTTGACGCGCAACGCAGAAACCAGCAAGATCATGGGTATGGATGCCGTATTTGTTTACCTGGTTGAAAATTACTTCATGAAGGGTGATGCGTGGTGGTTGGAAGGAGATCAATTGCAAAAATATGTAGAGCGGGCACATAGCATTGCGCCTAACGTGATAGGTAATTTGGCTCCGGAGATCAAACTTCCGGATATAAATAATCCCAAGCTGATCCACTCTCTTCATGACGTGAAAGCAAAATATACGCTGGTGGTGTTCTGGGCGCCCGATTGCGGTCACTGTCAAAAGGAAATGCCTATCCTCGATTCGTTGTATAAGGCAGTACTAAAAGGCCGGGGCGTGAAGATTTACGCTGTGAAAAACAGCGGTACCGACGAAGAACTGCGTACTATATTGAAAAAGGATGGATTAACAGAATGGATACATGTGCACGATCCTCAGCGCACGTCAAGATACAGAGCCGACTATGATATTTACAGCACGCCTGTCATATATTTGCTTGATGAGAAAAAGATCATCAGGGGTAAGAGGTTAGATCATAGCAACATAGTATCTCTGCTCGATATGCTGGAACGTAAACAAGCAAAAGCTAAATCTTAA